The genomic stretch TCAATGCCCACGATTAAAGTATTTGGCAATTTGAAGACCTCCTTTTTGCAAATAGTGGTAAGAAAAAGTGTTAAGCCCTTTATCCCTGGGGATTACACGTAATGCAGCCTCGCCGATATTAGAGCTACGGAGCAGTTTACAGGGTGCACACATCTGACATGCTCAAATCAGATGTGGTAAACTGCCAGTGCACAGCAAACGAGTAAACATTACTCATGTAATCCTTTGGGGTTCAGTCTTTCTCAAGCTGTGAAGTGCAGATATCAAAGCACGTCCAGCAGGAGGTGATCAAAAATATCCAAATAAACTAAATCAGGCTTAAACTTTTTCTGATTTTAGTTTACCAAAAATAAAGGGCAAATTTAAACTGTAGCAGTCAATTTTAATATTCAATTTTTGAGAAGTGAGTGTTTTAAGAAAAGTTTGCTATCAAGGTGAGTTTCCAGTAATTAATTGGTACTGATAATTTAATGTACCAATTGAGATATGAAGTTTTAAGTGATTTGATAATCATATTATACGGGGAGGTTTTTGTTATGGAAAATGTTTTAACAAAAGAACAATTGCTTGAGTTCATAAGGAAAAATAACATCCAGAGTGTAAGTGACATTTATGAAAGCTTGAAGGATCTATTCAAAGACTTACTCCAAAGTTTTTTAGAAGCAGAAATTGAGGAAAGTTTAGGGTACGAAAAATATGATATCAAAAACAAGCAGACAACAAATTCCCGAAATGGTTATAGTCAAAAAACTGTCAAAACCAAGTTTGGTGAAATGGAGCTTGATATTCCAAGAGATATAGAAGATGAATTTGAACCCAAGAAAATTCCTAAGTACAAAAGAGATATTTCAGAGATTGAAGACAAAATCATAGCCCTGTATTCAAGAGGAATGACAACACGAGACATTCATGAGCAAATTAAAGATATTTATGGTATTGAAGTATCTAGCGAAATGGTTAGCAAAATTACAGAGAAAATTATCCCTGAGATAAGAGAATGGCAAAATAGACCATTGGAAAAGATGTATCCGTTTATTTTCATGGACGCGATCCATTACAAGATAAAAGATGAGGGTAAAATTGTGAATAAAGCTGCCTATGTTGTTTTAGGTATTAACATTGAAGGATATAAGGATGTTTTAGGAATATGGATTGGAGAAAGTGAAAGCTCTAAATTCTGGTTGGGTGTTTTAAATGACTTGAAAACAAGACCAGTGGAAGAGGTATTACTATTTTGTGTTGATGGGTTGACAGGTTTAAAGGAAGCAATAGAAGCAGTGTTCCCAAAAAGCGATATTCAAAGGTGTATTATTCATCAGCCAAGTCAATTCGTTCAAGTATCTTTCATACAAGCATATAAAAGAATTTTCAAAGGATTTTAAAAAAGTGTATCAGGCAACTAATGAAGAAGAAGCGTTGGACAATTTTTGTCAGGTAAAAGAGAAATGGGGGAAACAGTATCCTTATGCGTTTAGGAGCTGGGAAAACAACTGGAAGCTACTAACATCGTTTTTAAGTTTCCCCCGGCAGAATAAGGAAGATAATTTATACAACAAACATTATAGAAGGAGTTCATAGACAATTTAGAAAAGTGACAAAGACAAAATCAGTATTTCCAAACGATACAGCGTTAGAGAAAATGCTTTATCTTGCAACAAAAAATGTTGTAAGAAAGTGGACACAGAGGTACAGAAATTGGGATATAATATTAAATCAGCTTTTGATAATGTATCCAGAACGTTTAAGTGGATATATAAATTAATAACAAACCTCAGTTCGCTTTTAGATTTCTTCCATGGAAGCAATCTAAAACAAATTAGAACCAGAAAAATCAGAGCAATATATCCCAGTATTAAATTTTGTCCAGCTTTTAAAAAATTTATGCATAAAAATTTTTAAAATGGTAATACTAAAAAATAGAAGGTAGACAAGATTATCCTGAATGATTTCTTACCAAGAGGGATGGTTCAATTTAAATACACAAAATTATTTACAGACCCGAAGAGCTTGTCAAGAATATTGTGTTTCCATTTCATAACGCATATAGTAGAGCTGCAATATATTGTAACTACATTTTTTAAGAGTAGGTACTCCATTTTCCCCTTGACCCGATGTAAGTTTTCTTTTTGTGAATAGATGTTTGTTTCTAAAACTTCTACAGTCTGAAAATAAGCCCCTAAGTTATTTTTATTTTTTCAATTATACTGTTAACACTTTCTACTGCATTGGTAGTATAGATATGCTTTCTTAAATCTTCAGGATACTTCATATGTGCAAGATAAAATTCGGCTTTTTCGCAAATAGCCTTTATGAATCTGGGGTATTTTGAGGAATATTGATTACAAAGATCTTTAAACTTTAAAACTGCTTCATCGAAATCAGAAGAGGAAGTTCTTAATTTATCAAGTTCTTTTTTGAAAACAGAAGCATCATCTCAAGTTTATTGTTTTCTAACGTTGCGTTGAAGGTGAACAAAACATAGTTGATGGTCGGCAAGGGGATAAGCGAGTCTAACAGCATCGATTATGCCTGGGAAATCATCGCTTACGACTATTAAGACTTTTTTAAGACCTCTTGTAATTAAGTCGTCAAAGACTCTCATCCAATCGGCTTTGTTTTCTTTGCCGAAAAAGGTATAAACTCCAAAGATGTCTTTTTTTTACCTTCCAAATCGATGCCAGCACGACATTGCAAGTAGCTTGTTTAACTTTTGAGTTATCTTTAATTTCGCTTTTGAATAACCGTCAATGATAAGAGCAAAAGCACAACCATCGAAGTTCTCTTTGTTTGAAAAGTTGAAACTCGTTTTTAAGTTCGCTTTTGATTTTTTCGATTTCGTCTTCAGGATAAGGCAGATTTATGCTTTTAAGAGTTTGGACAAGAGAACGCTCAAGAGTAACCATTGGCGACTAAAGACATGAGCAGGTAAGTAGGTAAACTATCAACTCTTTTATAGCGGTCAGGGAGGATAGAAGGTCGAAAGGTTCTAAGTGTGTGTACGAGGAACAGAAATTTCAAGACTTCCAACAGGTATTGCAAGTTTTCTCTCATAGAAGCCATTGCCTTTGTCGTTTTCGTTTAGCAAGGTAAACAGTTCTTTCTGATAACATAAAGCAATCGAGCAAGTTTTACTTTTAGCTGTTTTAGAGCTGGGCGAGTAGGGTCGTTCTTGGAACAATACATATTCAGCACTTGTTCGATAGCCATATTTTTAGCGGTTTCAAAAATTTCATTTTTCCCCATAATCGTAAACCCCCTTTGGTGGTTATTTCAATACCAATTATACAGTGGACACAATTTTATTTTAAGTCCCGACAAGGATGTTTCAAGGATGTAGTACAGAAGGGTATGTAAGCCATGTATTAGATGATAGGATGAGTTCAAGACCAAGAGGATGGAGCAAAGAAGGAGTAGAGGTAATGAATAAAGTTATTGAGTTTGAAGTATAATGGTGTAAACTTAGGAGAGGCATATTTAAATGAGATTTGTCGGAAAGCAGAAAAGAGAAACGAAAGTGAAAAAGCGGTAAAAGAGATTATGAGAAAAAGTATTAAGAGGGTAAAGAAACAGGTTGAGAAGACAAAGAATAATATACCAATTCTGGAAAGAGGAAAAGTTGGTTTGTTGTTTAGAGTATTGAAAGGCCTAAGTACTGGAGATTTCTTAAATGCACTCGTATTTAAAAAAAATTTACTTACAAACTCTTGACACTATCCCGGCCTTTATACATACTTGCGATGTTGGTTCGATATGATGTAAAATATAATACAAAATAATGTTTTCTTAGAAGGTGAAATTTTCTTATGGAAAATTTGAAGATAAATAAAAACGAAGTATATTATTATTTTGGGAGATTAAATATTATTTGCTGGTATCAGGGAGAAAAAAAGAATGAATTTTTGCTAAATAGTTTAAAAAGCAATGTAAAAATTAGTTTTCGTGATTATAAATGGGGTTTTTTTAATGTAGAAAAATTCCGGTATGAGGAAACTGATTACATATATGGCTTGTTAGTAAAATATAGAAGTACATATGAAGAAGAAATAGTAGATGAAGAAAACAACGTTTTATTGAATACACTAATAACTGATAAAGCAGTAGCGAAAAGCAATTTTATATTAGATTTAGATAGTAAAATAATTGCTTATCATCCTGTTGGAAAAGATATAACTCCAAGTGCTTTTAGTCGATTTTTTTGTAAACTTATAAAAGAAGCAAATGATAATATATTTGTTGATATTGATTTACAATCGATCAGTGACGAAGTAGAAATATTTACTGCGATAAAAAACTTCGAAAAAATAGAATTTATAGAAATAAAATTACACCCATCAAATCCAAGTAATAGACATATATGGAAAAGATTGGATGAAAAACTTCGTGAAATGGAAGTAGAATCCTATGTTGGAATATACAAAAGTAAAAAAGGAATAAAAATAAAAGAAAATGATGAAGTGTTTAGTGGAATTGTTATGGCAATAGATGGTTATGGTGAGGCGAAAATTAAGGGGACCATTAAGAATGAAGAAAAAACAGCAAGTACAAAAGAAAATCCCATAAAAAGTTTAGCTCCTAAAGAGGACAAGATAGAAATTATTAAAAGTTTGAAGTCGACATTTGACCAAATCAAAGGTAGGTTTAAGAGAAATGAAGATTAAAAACATATTTATTTCATGGGATTTTATTATATCTGTTTTAGTTGCAATTATTATGTTTTTCATATTTCCTTGGCGAATAAACGGTCTATTTGCAAAAGATATCTTTGCAGGTGCATTAACTGTTTTATCAGTTGTGTTCTCAATATATTTGGCAGCATTGGCGATAATTATTAGTTCCA from Caldicellulosiruptor kronotskyensis 2002 encodes the following:
- a CDS encoding DUF4747 family protein, which produces MENLKINKNEVYYYFGRLNIICWYQGEKKNEFLLNSLKSNVKISFRDYKWGFFNVEKFRYEETDYIYGLLVKYRSTYEEEIVDEENNVLLNTLITDKAVAKSNFILDLDSKIIAYHPVGKDITPSAFSRFFCKLIKEANDNIFVDIDLQSISDEVEIFTAIKNFEKIEFIEIKLHPSNPSNRHIWKRLDEKLREMEVESYVGIYKSKKGIKIKENDEVFSGIVMAIDGYGEAKIKGTIKNEEKTASTKENPIKSLAPKEDKIEIIKSLKSTFDQIKGRFKRNED